A single genomic interval of Streptomyces sp. 1222.5 harbors:
- a CDS encoding class F sortase: MVPRRRRRRPWYRTRAYRLARTALLVVVLVTTVNRCGGGAATGPAQAGGADEGGGPHSARTDGRGPGRPDAAPEPPPRPLSRSRPTSFHVPSLGIDAPVIPLRLGRDRQLETPPVDRPKLVGWYQAGATPGESGTAIAVGHRDTTTGPAVFAGLAQIRPGKHVEVARADGRSAVYSVDRVKVFDKTGFPDKEVYGRTGRPELRIITCGGLFSRRTGYTSNVVVFAHLTATK, translated from the coding sequence ATGGTGCCGCGTAGGCGCCGACGCAGGCCCTGGTACCGGACCCGCGCCTACCGCCTCGCCAGGACGGCCCTGCTCGTGGTCGTCCTGGTGACGACGGTGAACCGGTGCGGGGGCGGCGCGGCCACCGGGCCCGCGCAGGCGGGCGGCGCGGACGAGGGGGGCGGGCCGCACTCCGCGCGTACGGACGGACGCGGACCGGGCCGGCCGGACGCGGCCCCGGAGCCCCCGCCGCGCCCGCTGTCGCGGTCCCGGCCGACGTCCTTCCATGTCCCCTCGCTGGGGATCGACGCCCCGGTCATCCCCCTCCGGCTGGGCCGGGACCGGCAGTTGGAGACACCGCCCGTCGACCGGCCCAAGCTGGTCGGCTGGTACCAGGCCGGCGCCACACCCGGCGAGTCGGGCACCGCGATCGCCGTCGGGCACCGTGACACGACGACCGGACCCGCGGTGTTCGCCGGGCTCGCCCAGATCAGGCCCGGCAAGCACGTCGAGGTCGCCCGCGCGGACGGCCGCAGCGCCGTCTACTCGGTGGACCGGGTGAAGGTCTTCGACAAGACCGGCTTCCCCGACAAGGAGGTCTACGGCCGCACCGGGCGCCCGGAGCTGAGGATCATCACCTGCGGCGGCCTCTTCAGCCGGCGGACGGGGTACACCAGCAACGTCGTCGTCTTCGCCCACCTGACCGCGACCAAGTGA
- a CDS encoding ABC transporter ATP-binding protein, with product MTRAISLHDVNKTYARGPRVVDRLSLDIAPGEFLVLLGPSGCGKSTVLRMIAGLEEIDEGRLLLDGEYANDWQPSERDMAMVFQSFALYPSMTSRDNIGFPLRIESPGADPGPRVTATARMLGIEDLLDRFPSQLSGGERQRVAMGRAIARHPSAFLMDEPLSNLDAKLRNHLRAEIAQLTRELGVTTVYVTHDQAEAMSLGDRVAVLRGGLLQQVGSPREVYALPRNVFVAAFIGTPRINLLRGLVRAPLDGAMTVSLGKQALRLPEPLSLDHQLLRVQQGREVIVGLRSEAVRIAAHGTARPGEVPLTGLVEHVEFQGHEVLVHFDTGSRPAVVPELEAPRPAPRPVRRRRREGPTVLDRLRERAGSLRAGPVVVLEHPEDAVPEPAPPEGRLPGDLVVRTTPDLRLQHGMQVPLLVDLAHLFVFDQHGDRICPSPDRLPDLDE from the coding sequence ATGACACGCGCCATCTCTCTGCACGACGTGAACAAGACCTACGCGCGCGGCCCGCGCGTGGTGGACCGGCTCTCGCTGGACATCGCACCCGGCGAGTTCCTGGTCCTGCTCGGGCCCTCCGGCTGCGGGAAGTCCACCGTGCTGCGCATGATCGCCGGGCTGGAGGAGATCGACGAGGGCCGGCTGCTGCTCGACGGCGAGTACGCCAACGACTGGCAGCCCTCCGAGAGGGACATGGCCATGGTGTTCCAGAGCTTCGCCCTCTACCCGAGCATGACCAGCCGCGACAACATCGGCTTCCCGCTGCGCATCGAGTCCCCCGGCGCGGACCCCGGCCCACGGGTCACGGCCACGGCGCGCATGCTCGGCATCGAGGACCTGCTCGACCGCTTCCCCAGCCAGCTCTCCGGCGGCGAGCGGCAGCGCGTCGCCATGGGGCGGGCGATCGCCCGGCACCCCTCCGCCTTCCTGATGGACGAGCCGCTGTCCAACCTCGACGCCAAGCTCCGCAACCACCTCCGCGCCGAGATCGCCCAGCTCACCCGCGAACTGGGCGTCACCACGGTCTACGTCACCCACGACCAGGCCGAGGCCATGTCCCTCGGCGACCGGGTGGCCGTGCTGCGCGGCGGCCTGCTCCAGCAGGTCGGCAGCCCGCGCGAGGTCTACGCCCTGCCCCGCAACGTCTTCGTCGCCGCCTTCATCGGGACCCCGCGCATCAACCTGCTGCGCGGGCTGGTCCGCGCCCCGCTGGACGGCGCCATGACCGTCAGCCTGGGCAAGCAGGCCCTGCGCCTGCCCGAACCCCTGTCCCTGGACCACCAGTTGCTGAGGGTGCAGCAGGGCCGCGAGGTCATCGTCGGGCTGCGCTCGGAGGCGGTGCGGATCGCCGCGCACGGCACCGCCCGGCCCGGCGAGGTGCCGCTCACCGGACTGGTCGAGCACGTGGAGTTCCAGGGGCACGAGGTCCTCGTGCACTTCGACACCGGCTCGCGGCCCGCCGTCGTACCCGAACTGGAGGCCCCGCGTCCCGCCCCGCGGCCCGTGCGGCGACGCCGGCGGGAAGGCCCCACGGTGCTGGACCGGCTGCGGGAGCGGGCCGGCAGCCTGCGCGCCGGTCCCGTGGTGGTGCTGGAACACCCCGAGGACGCCGTACCGGAGCCCGCGCCGCCGGAGGGGCGTCTCCCCGGCGACCTGGTCGTGCGCACCACCCCGGACCTCCGGCTCCAGCACGGCATGCAGGTGCCCCTCCTCGTCGACCTCGCCCACCTCTTCGTCTTCGACCAGCACGGCGACCGGATCTGCCCGTCCCCCGACCGGCTGCCCGACCTGGACGAGTGA
- a CDS encoding CitMHS family transporter — MLTILGFAMIATFLVLIMLKKMSPISALVLIPALFCVFVGKGAELGDYVIDGVTGLAPTAAMLMFAIVYFGVMIDVGLFDPIVRGILRFCRADPMRIVVGTAVLAAIVSLDGDGSTTFMITVSAMYPLYKRLKMSLVVMTGVAAMANGVMNTLPWGGPTARAATALKVDAGDIFVPMIPALAMGLVFVLALAYVLGRRERRRLGVLTLNEALVEETETVLVGAGVGVGAGAGTKSSGGAGSGTDAPRAEPAPGGDGFQGLDPHRATLRPRLYWFNALLTVGLLTAMIMELLPIPVLFLLGAALALAVNFPHMPDQKARIAAHAENVLNVSGMVFAAAVFTGVLQGTGMVDHMADWLVGNIPDGMGPHMALVTGVLSIPLTYFMSNDGFYFGILPVLAEAGQAHGVSSLEIARASIVGQPLHMSSPLVPAVYVLVGMAKVEFGDHTRFVVKWAALTSLVVLGAGLLFGII, encoded by the coding sequence ATGCTGACCATCCTCGGCTTCGCCATGATCGCGACCTTTCTGGTCCTGATCATGCTGAAGAAGATGTCGCCGATCTCGGCGCTCGTGCTGATCCCCGCGCTGTTCTGCGTGTTCGTCGGCAAGGGCGCCGAGCTCGGCGACTACGTCATCGACGGCGTCACCGGCCTCGCGCCCACCGCGGCGATGCTCATGTTCGCGATCGTCTACTTCGGTGTGATGATCGACGTCGGGCTCTTCGACCCGATCGTGCGGGGCATCCTCAGGTTCTGCAGGGCCGACCCGATGCGCATCGTCGTCGGCACCGCGGTCCTCGCCGCCATCGTCTCCCTGGACGGCGACGGCTCGACCACCTTCATGATCACCGTCTCGGCGATGTACCCGCTCTACAAGCGCCTGAAGATGTCCCTGGTCGTGATGACCGGCGTCGCCGCCATGGCCAACGGCGTGATGAACACGCTGCCGTGGGGCGGCCCGACCGCCCGCGCCGCCACCGCCCTCAAGGTCGACGCCGGCGACATCTTCGTGCCGATGATCCCCGCACTGGCCATGGGCCTGGTGTTCGTCCTCGCCCTCGCGTACGTCCTCGGCCGCCGCGAGCGGAGGCGGCTCGGCGTGCTCACGCTGAACGAGGCGCTGGTGGAGGAGACCGAGACGGTGCTCGTGGGTGCCGGAGTCGGTGTGGGTGCCGGGGCGGGGACCAAGTCCTCGGGAGGTGCCGGCTCCGGCACCGACGCCCCGCGTGCGGAGCCGGCGCCCGGGGGCGACGGTTTCCAGGGCCTCGACCCGCACCGCGCCACCCTGCGCCCCCGGCTGTACTGGTTCAACGCCCTGCTCACCGTCGGGCTGCTGACCGCCATGATCATGGAGTTGCTGCCGATCCCGGTGCTCTTCCTGCTCGGCGCCGCGCTCGCCCTGGCCGTCAACTTCCCGCACATGCCGGACCAGAAGGCCCGGATCGCCGCCCACGCCGAGAACGTCCTCAACGTCTCCGGCATGGTCTTCGCCGCGGCCGTCTTCACCGGCGTCCTTCAGGGCACCGGCATGGTCGACCACATGGCCGACTGGCTGGTCGGCAACATCCCCGACGGCATGGGCCCGCACATGGCCCTCGTCACCGGCGTGCTGAGCATCCCGCTCACGTACTTCATGTCCAACGACGGTTTCTACTTCGGCATCCTGCCGGTGCTCGCCGAGGCGGGCCAGGCGCACGGCGTCTCCTCGCTGGAGATCGCCCGCGCCTCGATCGTCGGCCAGCCCCTGCACATGTCCAGCCCGCTCGTCCCCGCCGTCTACGTCCTGGTCGGCATGGCCAAGGTCGAGTTCGGCGACCACACCCGGTTCGTGGTCAAGTGGGCCGCCCTGACCTCACTGGTGGTGCTCGGGGCAGGACTTCTCTTCGGCATCATCTGA
- a CDS encoding MFS transporter: MAPGPNRGWLLRLVLAFGFAQGAVSMARPAVSYRALALGADERAVGVIAGVYALLPLFAAVPLGRRTDHGRCAPLLPAGVVLIAGGCALSGLAGTLWAMALWSGVMGLGHLCFVIGAQSLVARQSAPHEQDRNFGHFTIGASLGQFVGPAAAGALIGAPDMAGSSALALVVAGAGAAVAFTSLWRIEDRTALGSPSPRGGRVPVGGILRARGVPAGILISLSVLSATDILTAYLPVVGEHRGISPSVVGVLLSLRAGATIACRLVLTPLLRLLGRPALLTVTCLLAAVLCAGIAVPVPVWALGLTLTVLGFCLGVGQPLSMTTVVQAAPDGARSTALALRLTGNRLGQVAAPAAAGLVAGVAGAAAPFVMLGALLLLSSGVALRSPGRPEWAGRPAPERPKRSGLRRTSDF, encoded by the coding sequence ATGGCGCCCGGTCCGAACCGTGGCTGGCTGCTCCGCCTCGTCCTCGCCTTCGGCTTCGCGCAGGGGGCGGTGTCGATGGCCCGGCCCGCGGTCTCCTACCGGGCGCTCGCGCTGGGCGCCGACGAGCGGGCCGTCGGCGTCATCGCCGGTGTCTACGCGCTGCTCCCGCTCTTCGCGGCCGTACCGCTCGGCCGGCGCACCGACCACGGCCGCTGCGCGCCGCTGCTCCCGGCGGGCGTGGTCCTCATCGCCGGGGGCTGTGCGCTGAGCGGGCTCGCCGGCACGCTGTGGGCGATGGCCCTGTGGAGCGGGGTGATGGGCCTCGGCCACCTCTGCTTCGTGATCGGCGCCCAGTCCCTGGTCGCCCGCCAGTCCGCACCGCACGAACAGGACCGCAACTTCGGTCACTTCACCATCGGCGCCTCCCTCGGTCAGTTCGTCGGCCCCGCCGCCGCGGGCGCCCTCATCGGGGCCCCCGACATGGCCGGCAGCAGCGCGCTCGCCCTCGTCGTGGCCGGGGCGGGCGCCGCGGTGGCGTTCACCTCGCTGTGGCGCATCGAGGACCGTACGGCGCTCGGGTCCCCTTCCCCGCGGGGCGGCAGGGTGCCGGTAGGTGGCATCCTGCGGGCCCGGGGGGTCCCAGCGGGGATTCTCATCAGCCTCTCTGTGCTGTCCGCCACCGACATCCTCACCGCCTACCTGCCGGTGGTCGGCGAGCACCGCGGCATCTCGCCCTCGGTGGTCGGCGTCCTGCTCAGCCTGCGGGCCGGCGCCACCATCGCCTGCCGGCTCGTCCTCACCCCGCTGCTGAGGCTTCTCGGCCGGCCGGCGCTGCTCACCGTGACCTGCCTGCTGGCGGCCGTCCTCTGCGCCGGGATCGCCGTGCCGGTGCCGGTGTGGGCGCTCGGTCTGACGCTCACCGTGCTCGGCTTCTGCCTCGGCGTCGGGCAGCCGCTGTCCATGACGACGGTCGTCCAGGCCGCGCCCGACGGAGCCCGCTCCACCGCGCTCGCGCTGCGCCTGACGGGCAACCGGCTCGGCCAGGTGGCCGCCCCGGCCGCCGCCGGTCTGGTCGCGGGGGTGGCGGGCGCGGCCGCGCCGTTCGTGATGCTCGGGGCGCTGCTGCTGCTGTCGTCCGGGGTGGCGCTGCGGTCGCCGGGGCGGCCCGAGTGGGCCGGCCGGCCCGCGCCGGAGCGGCCGAAGCGGTCGGGATTGCGCCGCACGAGCGATTTCTGA